The proteins below are encoded in one region of Methanosarcina barkeri 3:
- a CDS encoding tetratricopeptide repeat protein yields the protein MNSLYARAWYSKALALLNLKNQIGAEKNFEKALEAFDAVLEVSPEDSVAWQYRGNILRYLDRPEEALQAFGKALDYDPDNITARYLKGLTLGYLNMPDQALEAFSGVLGRDEKHIGALYYSGLALKQLSRDEEALQAFTRAAELNPENLKVWYYRGITLSMLGRNEEALEAYGKTLKLEPSHSGAWEGEAKAYLALGRRREALRTCERALELEPSSAATWETQGRILEGMGRKEEALSAFEKSLILEPGNAKNRLEKGKLLGQLGRSPEALDVFENALELDNSLIEANVGKGKALLVLGRYQESLNTFRKVLEIEPLSPEGWRGTGNCFLAMRKPHEALQAYEKALSSGTENCGVLSGLGGVYYTLGDYPRALENFEKAIRLGPESLFAWNGKGNALYKLGRYGEALEVYETLLELNYASLPARYNRGATLSQLKHQNKNFDEVHESQLQTALKKYLELSGGLPEGEIGDESWKYRGFAFAGLGEYSEALKAFDNATKKESENSFPGICKGVTLLCLKKYEEALATLEDAEKALYVAAGTEKYTKNEERKESGILNPDEQDFRLEILWNAKGLALDTLGRYQDALKAFENVRKLSKAENIPCSGNGLVFAHCGEWEKALRAFDSILAFNPKNTQASVMKAFALIRLQEFEKAIPILEELPANETNSDLPSCLLGFAYFKLENFERALKAYRRAIDINPKNSHARNGLAELYFRLGNSRGALKELESSIAESPENAFSRNLKGRVELEEQACEEALESFRRSLALDTEDLRLLLWDAYARYMYAEASFEENSARFRSMLLAAAGKLEKAAIRQRSEDHELKTYALYLLGLFYCRAHYFRKAADRLDECLRMDPPTEVKKPAALLLKNLRTGPLNPTWWEWWLDSRTNRLLKKLSFGLIFLFIFSLLLSNPAALSIPIISWPAFYINYLFSSTGRISWPIYGREYIVFILFLVFILLLPGLRQGKPNKEELEPLTPPYPDFDIPASILEEFGEKLERSLFFPEPMEESVRKLENF from the coding sequence ATGAATTCTCTTTATGCCAGAGCCTGGTACAGTAAAGCTCTTGCTCTTTTGAACTTGAAAAACCAGATCGGTGCAGAGAAAAATTTTGAGAAGGCGCTTGAGGCTTTTGATGCCGTACTTGAGGTTAGTCCTGAGGATAGCGTTGCGTGGCAATACAGGGGAAATATACTTCGTTACCTGGACCGGCCGGAAGAAGCTCTTCAGGCTTTTGGAAAGGCACTTGATTATGACCCTGACAATATTACTGCCAGATATCTCAAAGGACTTACCTTAGGGTACCTTAACATGCCAGATCAAGCTCTTGAGGCTTTTAGCGGTGTACTTGGGAGAGATGAAAAGCATATCGGTGCTCTGTACTACAGCGGACTTGCTTTAAAACAACTCTCAAGAGATGAAGAGGCACTTCAGGCTTTTACCAGAGCCGCTGAGTTAAATCCCGAAAACCTGAAAGTTTGGTACTATAGAGGAATAACCTTATCCATGCTTGGAAGAAATGAAGAAGCATTAGAGGCTTATGGAAAAACCCTGAAACTGGAACCTTCGCATTCAGGAGCATGGGAAGGCGAGGCAAAAGCATATCTTGCTCTGGGCAGAAGGAGAGAAGCTTTAAGAACCTGTGAAAGGGCTCTGGAACTCGAACCTTCGTCTGCCGCGACCTGGGAAACTCAGGGAAGAATTCTCGAAGGCATGGGAAGAAAAGAGGAAGCTCTATCAGCTTTTGAAAAAAGCCTGATTCTTGAGCCGGGAAATGCAAAAAACAGGCTAGAAAAGGGGAAGCTTCTTGGACAGCTTGGCAGGTCCCCGGAGGCTCTTGATGTTTTTGAAAATGCTCTTGAGCTGGATAACTCTCTTATAGAAGCAAATGTCGGCAAAGGAAAAGCCTTACTGGTACTTGGAAGATACCAGGAATCTCTTAACACTTTCAGAAAAGTTCTTGAGATTGAGCCTTTAAGTCCAGAGGGATGGAGAGGAACAGGCAACTGCTTTCTAGCTATGCGGAAGCCTCATGAAGCTTTACAGGCTTATGAAAAAGCTCTCTCCTCGGGAACTGAAAATTGCGGTGTTTTGAGCGGCCTTGGAGGGGTATATTATACGCTTGGGGATTATCCAAGAGCTCTTGAGAACTTTGAAAAGGCTATCAGACTTGGTCCTGAAAGCCTTTTTGCTTGGAACGGAAAGGGAAACGCCCTCTATAAGCTTGGAAGATACGGTGAAGCTCTTGAGGTCTATGAGACCCTTCTCGAACTTAACTATGCAAGTCTCCCTGCACGATATAACAGGGGTGCAACTCTCTCCCAACTCAAACATCAAAATAAAAACTTTGATGAAGTCCATGAAAGTCAGCTCCAGACAGCTTTAAAAAAATATCTCGAATTGTCCGGAGGGCTTCCTGAGGGAGAAATTGGGGATGAGAGCTGGAAGTACCGGGGTTTTGCTTTTGCCGGGTTGGGAGAGTATAGCGAAGCTCTTAAAGCCTTTGACAATGCTACGAAAAAAGAATCTGAAAATTCATTTCCCGGAATTTGCAAGGGAGTTACTCTTCTTTGCCTGAAAAAATATGAAGAAGCCCTGGCAACGCTTGAGGATGCAGAAAAGGCTCTTTATGTAGCCGCCGGAACAGAGAAATACACAAAAAATGAGGAGCGCAAAGAATCTGGGATTTTAAACCCTGATGAACAGGATTTCAGGCTGGAAATTCTTTGGAATGCTAAAGGACTTGCTCTGGATACTCTTGGAAGGTATCAGGATGCTTTAAAAGCTTTTGAAAACGTAAGGAAACTTTCCAAAGCTGAGAATATTCCATGTTCCGGAAATGGCCTGGTTTTTGCGCATTGTGGAGAGTGGGAAAAAGCTCTGAGAGCGTTTGATAGCATTCTTGCCTTCAACCCTAAAAATACACAGGCTTCAGTCATGAAAGCTTTTGCACTTATAAGGCTGCAAGAGTTTGAGAAAGCCATTCCAATCCTTGAGGAACTGCCAGCTAACGAGACTAACTCGGATTTACCTTCGTGCCTGCTGGGCTTTGCCTATTTTAAGCTGGAAAATTTCGAAAGAGCACTCAAGGCATACAGAAGAGCAATTGATATAAACCCAAAAAACTCTCATGCAAGAAACGGGCTTGCAGAACTTTACTTCAGGCTCGGAAACAGCAGGGGCGCATTAAAAGAACTCGAGTCTTCGATTGCAGAATCCCCTGAAAATGCATTCTCAAGAAACCTGAAAGGTCGGGTAGAACTTGAGGAACAGGCCTGTGAGGAAGCTCTTGAGTCTTTCAGGCGATCTCTTGCCCTGGATACGGAAGATCTAAGACTGTTGCTTTGGGATGCGTACGCAAGGTATATGTATGCAGAAGCCTCTTTTGAGGAAAACAGTGCACGCTTCAGGTCTATGCTTCTTGCAGCTGCAGGAAAACTTGAAAAAGCAGCTATTCGGCAAAGGTCCGAAGATCATGAATTGAAAACTTATGCCCTTTATCTTCTGGGGCTTTTTTACTGTCGGGCGCACTACTTCCGAAAAGCCGCCGATAGGCTGGATGAATGCCTGAGAATGGATCCCCCAACCGAGGTTAAAAAGCCTGCAGCCTTGCTACTGAAAAATCTTCGTACAGGTCCTCTGAACCCTACCTGGTGGGAATGGTGGCTTGATTCAAGGACGAATCGCCTGCTTAAAAAACTTAGTTTCGGGTTAATTTTCCTTTTTATATTCAGTCTTCTGCTGTCCAATCCGGCAGCGCTGTCCATTCCAATTATTTCCTGGCCCGCATTCTATATAAATTACCTTTTTTCTTCCACAGGGCGCATTTCATGGCCTATTTACGGCAGAGAGTACATAGTCTTTATTCTGTTTTTAGTTTTCATCCTGCTTTTGCCCGGTTTAAGGCAAGGCAAACCGAACAAAGAAGAGCTTGAACCTCTTACTCCTCCATACCCTGATTTCGATATTCCTGCATCCATACTTGAGGAGTTTGGTGAAAAGCTTGAAAGAAGCCTGTTCTTTCCCGAACCTATGGAAGAAAGTGTGCGAAAGCTCGAAAATTTTTAA
- a CDS encoding translation initiation factor IF-2 subunit gamma: MSQPCVNIGMVGHVDHGKTTLVRALSGVWTDTHSEEVKRGISIRLGYADSPFMKCPKCPSPQCYTVEKTCPNCGEKTEEHRIVSFVDAPGHETLMATMLSGAAIMDGAVLVIAANEDCPQPQTKEHLMALDIIGIKNIVIVQNKIDLVSKERLIENYHQIKEFVKGTVAENAPIIPISAQQNINIDILIDALETVIPTPVHKVDKPASMLIARSFDINKPGASIDEMRGGVIGGTLTEGVLHPGDELEIRPGIKVTTEGVTRWVPILTTISSIFAGTAKVEEATPGGLLAVGTYLDPTLTKGDSLTGQIAGVPGTLPETRHQFVMELHLLERVVGVTREEKINEIKTSEPLMLNIGTATTVGVVTSARKNEAQVALKRPISAAIGSMVAISRRIDSRWRLIGVGVIKS, encoded by the coding sequence TTGAGTCAGCCTTGTGTTAATATCGGCATGGTAGGCCATGTCGACCATGGAAAAACCACACTTGTTAGAGCTTTATCAGGTGTGTGGACAGATACGCATAGTGAAGAAGTAAAAAGAGGGATTTCTATCAGATTGGGGTATGCAGACTCCCCATTCATGAAGTGCCCCAAATGCCCTTCCCCTCAATGTTATACTGTAGAAAAGACATGCCCCAATTGCGGAGAGAAGACAGAAGAACACAGGATTGTATCCTTTGTAGATGCTCCCGGACACGAAACTCTCATGGCGACTATGCTTTCGGGTGCTGCAATTATGGACGGAGCAGTGCTTGTAATTGCCGCAAATGAAGACTGCCCGCAGCCTCAGACAAAAGAACACCTTATGGCCCTGGATATTATAGGGATTAAAAACATCGTGATAGTACAAAATAAGATTGACCTTGTATCCAAAGAGCGCCTTATTGAAAATTATCACCAGATAAAGGAATTTGTGAAAGGTACGGTTGCAGAAAATGCCCCTATTATCCCGATCTCAGCTCAGCAGAATATTAACATCGATATCCTTATCGATGCCCTGGAAACCGTGATTCCTACTCCTGTCCATAAAGTGGACAAACCTGCCAGCATGTTGATTGCCCGTTCTTTTGATATTAACAAGCCAGGGGCTTCAATTGATGAAATGCGTGGAGGAGTTATCGGAGGAACTCTGACCGAAGGAGTCCTTCATCCCGGAGACGAGCTGGAAATAAGGCCAGGAATTAAGGTTACAACCGAAGGCGTTACAAGATGGGTTCCGATTTTGACAACGATTTCTTCTATCTTTGCAGGTACGGCAAAGGTAGAAGAAGCAACACCCGGAGGCCTTCTTGCTGTAGGAACTTATCTTGACCCTACCCTGACAAAAGGTGACTCTTTAACAGGACAGATTGCAGGCGTACCTGGGACCCTTCCTGAGACAAGACATCAATTCGTCATGGAACTACACCTGCTCGAGAGGGTAGTGGGAGTTACAAGGGAAGAAAAAATCAACGAAATCAAGACCAGTGAACCCCTTATGCTCAACATAGGAACTGCTACCACAGTTGGAGTGGTTACAAGTGCCAGGAAAAATGAAGCGCAGGTGGCTCTTAAACGTCCGATTAGCGCAGCCATAGGGTCAATGGTTGCTATTAGCAGAAGAATTGATTCTCGCTGGCGGCTTATTGGAGTAGGGGTAATTAAGAGTTGA
- a CDS encoding GTP-dependent dephospho-CoA kinase family protein: MSVHIELPRELRPLMKKPLGTLYRGKGRDTIEKFAGELGSPTKLISVGDVTTFHLLEVGIIPDICIVDNRTKRKPVSSDVSARNMDKVYSEVSVDNPAGIITDELIKTLCEAFASEKPLRIFVRGEEDLATLPVILLAPLDSVVLYGQPDEGVVFVKVTEEKKGEIRTLFEKLISKNQNYELDKLRRILDGHKNS; encoded by the coding sequence TTGAGTGTTCATATTGAGCTTCCGAGAGAACTTCGTCCACTTATGAAGAAACCACTGGGTACGCTTTACAGGGGCAAAGGCAGGGATACTATAGAGAAGTTTGCAGGAGAGCTTGGAAGTCCCACAAAACTTATATCCGTAGGGGATGTTACTACCTTCCACCTGCTTGAAGTCGGGATTATTCCGGATATTTGTATTGTGGACAACCGTACCAAAAGAAAGCCGGTTTCCAGTGATGTCTCAGCCCGGAACATGGACAAAGTTTACAGCGAAGTGTCTGTGGACAACCCTGCAGGAATTATTACCGATGAGTTGATTAAAACCCTGTGTGAAGCGTTTGCTTCCGAAAAGCCTCTCAGAATCTTTGTAAGGGGAGAAGAGGATCTGGCAACCCTTCCTGTAATTCTTCTGGCCCCTCTTGACTCTGTGGTCCTGTACGGACAGCCCGATGAGGGTGTTGTCTTTGTGAAGGTCACTGAGGAGAAAAAAGGGGAGATAAGAACTCTCTTTGAGAAACTCATCAGCAAAAATCAGAATTACGAATTGGATAAGCTACGGAGAATTTTAGATGGACATAAGAATTCTTAA
- a CDS encoding 4Fe-4S binding protein has protein sequence MSEQNGYVVVFGCKRCGKCKDVCPVGAIYEENELAKIDPKKCTLCMKCIDECTNRSIIYME, from the coding sequence ATGTCAGAACAAAATGGATACGTCGTGGTTTTCGGCTGCAAAAGATGCGGAAAATGCAAAGATGTCTGTCCTGTGGGTGCAATATATGAGGAAAATGAGCTTGCGAAAATAGACCCCAAGAAATGCACCCTTTGTATGAAATGCATAGATGAGTGCACGAACAGATCCATTATCTATATGGAATAA
- a CDS encoding XTP/dITP diphosphatase, translated as MHKIVFVTGNKGKFAEVRDILKTFGIEVIQDKNGYPELQEDDLEPIAAYGAQHVANRLNMPVMVDDSGIFIKALNGFPGPYSRFIEDRLGNPKVLKLMEGETDRTAYFKTVIGYCEPGKEPLVFPGIVEGKVAYEERGTGGFGYDPIFEYQGETFGELGDAEKNKVSHRRRAIDSFLEWYKGKLENPDQGH; from the coding sequence ATGCATAAAATTGTTTTTGTTACGGGAAATAAAGGCAAATTTGCCGAGGTAAGGGACATCCTCAAGACTTTTGGAATTGAAGTAATTCAGGACAAAAACGGCTATCCAGAACTTCAGGAGGACGACCTTGAGCCAATTGCAGCCTATGGGGCGCAACACGTTGCAAACAGACTGAACATGCCTGTAATGGTAGACGATTCCGGAATTTTCATAAAAGCCCTAAATGGCTTTCCAGGTCCGTACTCTCGTTTCATAGAGGACAGACTCGGAAATCCGAAAGTACTTAAGCTCATGGAAGGGGAAACCGACAGGACCGCGTATTTCAAGACCGTTATCGGATACTGCGAGCCCGGAAAAGAGCCTCTGGTTTTCCCAGGTATAGTTGAAGGAAAAGTCGCATATGAGGAAAGAGGTACAGGCGGCTTTGGGTATGACCCTATTTTCGAGTACCAGGGTGAGACCTTCGGAGAACTCGGAGACGCCGAGAAAAATAAGGTTTCTCATCGCCGCAGGGCCATTGACAGCTTCTTAGAATGGTATAAAGGTAAACTTGAAAATCCTGACCAAGGACATTAA
- a CDS encoding cyclase family protein encodes MGKTPIDVKGISTQMEEFQAEIEKLTAHGKIIDITVPISPFTRTFPGDPIPVIEKVCTLEEEGYAVSKLSLGSHTGTHVDAPSHILKNGLTIDKLELKKLMGPALILDFSSLSGELTAGILEKEFQNMGAPENIQVLLLKTEAFSRKQGNKGKLSKQDIESDPQSMELGKEESGSAYLGESGAAWIVEKGFKTIGIDNFSVDNFYSETLPAHYILLSGNVNIVECLELSSVRAGTYFFLCFPLKIEDCDGAPARALLISYS; translated from the coding sequence ATGGGAAAAACTCCGATTGACGTGAAAGGAATTTCCACTCAAATGGAAGAATTTCAGGCTGAAATAGAGAAACTCACAGCACATGGAAAAATAATAGATATTACCGTCCCGATTTCCCCTTTTACACGGACTTTTCCCGGAGACCCGATACCTGTAATTGAGAAGGTCTGTACTCTTGAAGAAGAAGGCTATGCAGTATCAAAATTGAGTCTTGGAAGCCATACAGGCACACATGTTGATGCTCCTTCTCATATCCTGAAAAATGGCCTGACTATTGACAAACTGGAACTAAAAAAACTCATGGGTCCGGCCCTTATTCTCGACTTTTCATCACTGTCAGGTGAACTGACTGCTGGCATTCTTGAAAAGGAATTTCAGAACATGGGAGCTCCTGAAAATATACAGGTCCTCCTTCTGAAAACGGAAGCCTTTTCTCGGAAACAAGGAAATAAAGGTAAACTTAGTAAACAAGACATAGAGTCAGATCCTCAAAGTATGGAACTAGGGAAGGAAGAATCTGGCTCTGCGTACCTTGGCGAAAGCGGAGCAGCCTGGATTGTTGAAAAAGGCTTCAAGACGATAGGAATTGACAATTTTTCGGTGGACAATTTTTATTCCGAAACTCTACCTGCTCACTACATCCTTCTTTCAGGTAATGTGAACATAGTAGAATGTCTTGAACTCAGCTCCGTACGAGCAGGAACTTACTTCTTCCTCTGCTTTCCCCTCAAAATTGAAGATTGTGACGGCGCACCTGCAAGAGCGTTATTGATATCTTATTCTTGA
- a CDS encoding bifunctional N(6)-L-threonylcarbamoyladenine synthase/serine/threonine protein kinase, which yields MKNTFILGIEGTAWNLSAAIVTETEIIAEVTETYKPIAGGIHPREAAQHHAKYAASVIKRLFAEAKEKGVEPSEIDGIAFSQGPGLGPCLRTVATAARMLSISLGVPLIGVNHCIAHIEIGIWRTPATDPVVLYVSGANSQVISYMGGQYRVFGETLDIGLGNALDKFARGANLPHPGGPKIEAYAKDAKKYIHLPYVVKGMDLSFSGLSTAASEALKKAPLEDVCFSYQETAFAMVVEVAERALAHTGKKEVLLAGGVGANTRLREMLNDMCEARGAKFYVPEKRFMGDNGTMIAYTGLLMYKSGNTLSLEDSRVNPSYRTDDVKVTWIREEETKKIPEISPGTSLKLGETLDNGAEAVVYLEEGPEGKEVLIKERVPKAYRHKEIDERIRTERNRTEARLMSEARRSGVSTPIIYDVEDFKLKMQYIDGVPIKYLVTPELSEKVGELIGKLHSAGIIHGDLTTSNLLLAGERLYLIDFGLAYFDNGLESRGVDVHVLFQTFESTHRNYEALIEAFKKGYQRTFVDSEEVLKRVEEIKKRARYA from the coding sequence TTGAAAAACACGTTCATCCTTGGAATCGAGGGCACTGCCTGGAACCTTAGTGCCGCAATCGTGACCGAGACAGAGATTATTGCCGAGGTCACAGAGACATACAAACCCATCGCCGGAGGAATTCATCCCAGGGAAGCAGCCCAGCACCATGCAAAGTACGCAGCTAGCGTTATAAAGAGACTCTTTGCAGAGGCAAAAGAAAAGGGAGTCGAGCCTTCTGAGATTGATGGAATAGCTTTCTCTCAGGGGCCTGGACTTGGACCGTGCCTGAGGACGGTTGCAACAGCAGCCAGAATGCTTTCAATATCTCTTGGCGTCCCTCTTATAGGGGTCAACCACTGTATCGCTCACATAGAAATTGGAATCTGGAGAACACCTGCAACGGATCCTGTCGTTCTTTACGTAAGTGGGGCCAATTCTCAGGTTATTTCCTATATGGGAGGACAGTATAGAGTTTTTGGGGAAACCCTGGATATAGGGCTAGGAAATGCCCTTGATAAATTTGCACGAGGGGCTAACCTGCCGCATCCGGGAGGGCCAAAGATCGAGGCATACGCAAAGGATGCAAAGAAATATATCCATCTCCCTTATGTGGTAAAAGGCATGGATCTTTCCTTTTCCGGGCTTTCCACAGCAGCTAGCGAAGCTTTGAAAAAAGCTCCTCTTGAGGATGTCTGCTTTTCTTACCAGGAAACAGCTTTTGCAATGGTTGTTGAGGTTGCAGAACGAGCCCTTGCTCACACCGGAAAAAAAGAAGTCCTGCTGGCAGGAGGAGTTGGGGCAAACACAAGGCTCCGAGAAATGTTAAACGATATGTGTGAAGCCAGAGGTGCGAAGTTCTATGTGCCCGAAAAACGCTTCATGGGAGATAACGGGACAATGATTGCATATACAGGGCTTCTGATGTATAAATCCGGAAACACACTTTCCCTTGAAGATTCTCGTGTAAACCCAAGTTACAGGACAGATGATGTGAAAGTGACATGGATCCGGGAAGAAGAAACGAAAAAAATTCCTGAAATCTCTCCTGGCACTTCTCTCAAGCTTGGGGAAACACTGGATAACGGGGCCGAAGCTGTCGTTTACCTTGAAGAAGGACCTGAAGGAAAGGAAGTGCTTATTAAGGAAAGAGTCCCGAAGGCTTACAGACATAAGGAGATTGATGAAAGGATCAGGACAGAAAGAAACCGTACAGAAGCCCGCTTGATGTCTGAAGCCCGACGCAGTGGAGTCTCTACGCCTATTATCTATGATGTGGAAGATTTCAAGCTCAAGATGCAGTATATTGATGGCGTTCCAATAAAGTACCTGGTAACTCCAGAGCTTTCCGAAAAAGTGGGAGAACTTATAGGAAAACTCCACAGTGCGGGTATAATACATGGAGACCTTACTACCTCAAACCTCCTGCTTGCAGGTGAAAGGCTTTATCTCATTGATTTCGGGCTTGCATATTTCGACAACGGACTTGAGTCCAGAGGGGTAGATGTCCATGTACTTTTCCAGACTTTTGAGAGTACCCACCGCAACTATGAGGCTCTAATCGAAGCTTTCAAAAAAGGATACCAGAGAACTTTTGTGGATTCAGAGGAAGTACTCAAGCGTGTTGAAGAGATAAAAAAGAGGGCTCGTTATGCATAA
- the spt4 gene encoding transcription elongation factor subunit Spt4 — translation MVEKVCRHCMRVLEGQNCPICGISDLAEEWSGLVIILDAERSEIAKKLGVDIPDKFALKVR, via the coding sequence ATGGTAGAAAAAGTGTGTCGACACTGCATGAGGGTTCTGGAAGGACAAAATTGCCCGATCTGCGGGATTTCGGACCTTGCAGAGGAATGGAGTGGGCTTGTAATTATCCTGGATGCCGAACGCTCAGAAATAGCAAAAAAACTTGGGGTTGACATTCCGGATAAATTTGCTTTGAAGGTGCGCTGA
- a CDS encoding PIN domain-containing protein, with product MKVIIDTNGFMIPVQFGVDIFEELKRLGFDEFFVPEAVVFEIEKLIKRERGSDRTAAKVARSMMDRCEHITPATGPADDVILRLAKEMGAAVLTNDIGLKRRLAEEGIQTISLRQKNKLDFV from the coding sequence TTGAAAGTTATAATTGATACTAATGGGTTCATGATCCCGGTCCAGTTCGGAGTTGATATCTTCGAAGAACTGAAAAGGCTGGGATTTGACGAATTTTTTGTGCCTGAGGCTGTAGTATTTGAGATAGAAAAACTCATAAAGCGGGAAAGAGGTTCGGACAGAACAGCTGCAAAGGTTGCCAGGTCCATGATGGACAGGTGCGAGCATATAACTCCTGCTACAGGCCCTGCGGATGATGTAATTCTCAGGCTTGCAAAGGAAATGGGAGCAGCTGTCCTGACAAACGATATAGGATTGAAGCGTAGGCTCGCCGAAGAAGGAATCCAGACCATATCCCTGCGCCAGAAAAACAAACTGGACTTTGTCTGA
- a CDS encoding 30S ribosomal protein S27ae, whose translation MAVKDYYKVQGDSVTRIKQFCPRCGPGTFLADHKNRLACGKCGYTEFKK comes from the coding sequence ATGGCAGTAAAAGATTACTACAAAGTCCAGGGTGACTCCGTAACCAGAATCAAACAGTTCTGTCCCAGATGCGGACCAGGTACATTCCTCGCCGATCACAAGAACCGCCTTGCCTGCGGGAAGTGCGGCTATACCGAATTTAAGAAGTAA
- a CDS encoding 30S ribosomal protein S24e, which produces MDIRILKDKNNALLNRRELDFIVKYEGSTPSRNDVRNKLAAMLNAPLELLVVQRIKTEYGLQEGKGYAKLYENADRMKEVELEYVMKRNAIPGTETEGEEA; this is translated from the coding sequence ATGGACATAAGAATTCTTAAAGACAAGAATAATGCACTTTTAAACCGAAGGGAACTGGATTTCATTGTGAAATATGAAGGTTCGACTCCTTCCAGAAACGATGTAAGGAATAAGCTCGCTGCAATGCTGAATGCTCCTCTTGAGCTGCTTGTAGTCCAGAGAATCAAAACCGAATACGGACTGCAGGAAGGCAAGGGCTATGCCAAACTCTATGAAAATGCAGACCGTATGAAGGAAGTAGAACTGGAATACGTTATGAAGAGAAACGCTATCCCGGGAACGGAAACTGAAGGCGAAGAGGCTTAA
- a CDS encoding DNA-directed RNA polymerase, which produces MYKMMKLVDTVRIPPTLLGEEVMQTVKNALREKLEGQVDKKLGSLVAICKIIEIGEGHILVGDGAVYYDVTFEAIMFVPELQEIIEGEVVETVGFGVFVGMGPMDGLLHVSQITDDFISYDAKNARLVTKNGGKSIAEGDHVRARVVAVSINEREPKESKIGLTMRQTALGKLQWLEEARKKKQSHEAVPEEVA; this is translated from the coding sequence ATGTATAAGATGATGAAGCTCGTTGATACGGTCCGTATCCCTCCTACTCTTTTAGGGGAAGAGGTGATGCAAACTGTTAAAAACGCGTTAAGAGAAAAACTCGAGGGGCAGGTTGACAAAAAACTTGGTTCCCTCGTTGCGATTTGCAAGATAATCGAGATAGGGGAAGGGCATATCCTTGTAGGAGACGGGGCAGTATATTATGACGTTACGTTCGAAGCAATAATGTTCGTGCCTGAGCTCCAGGAGATTATTGAAGGTGAAGTTGTTGAAACTGTTGGTTTCGGAGTTTTTGTAGGGATGGGACCAATGGACGGCTTGCTTCACGTCAGCCAGATTACGGACGATTTTATTTCATATGATGCCAAGAACGCAAGGCTTGTGACAAAGAACGGAGGCAAATCCATTGCTGAAGGTGACCATGTAAGAGCCAGGGTTGTCGCTGTAAGTATCAACGAAAGAGAACCTAAAGAAAGTAAAATAGGCCTTACAATGCGCCAGACTGCTCTTGGAAAGCTACAGTGGCTTGAAGAAGCCCGTAAAAAGAAGCAGTCGCATGAAGCAGTTCCTGAAGAAGTTGCCTGA